A single genomic interval of Aureliella helgolandensis harbors:
- a CDS encoding heavy metal translocating P-type ATPase, with product MNQAKTQTIDPVCGMSVDVESARSSTHQGVEYFFCSASCQKKFEASPDAVLASASQRAGNSVARTGEPLHSCCHGEKSSAKGLPPVDTGAIYTCPMHLEIEQVGPGDCPICGMDLEPKVISAAAEEDEQQYLQMRRRFWGSVVLSVPLLAIAMGPMIGVRIADAFSDRSFGLLQLALATPVVFWCGWQLLVRGIKSFRSMNLNMFSLITVGTLAAFLFSLFVVLFPSWIPTAFFEDGKPPLYFEAAAVITTLVLLGQVLELRARQQTGGAIRELMQLAPETAHRIADSGEEDVPLDAIQQGDRLRVRPGEKIPVDGRVLSGSSSVDESMLTGEPLPVQKREGDDVTGGTLNQTGAVVMKAVGVGDDTVLHRIVQMVAEAQRSRAPIQQLVDVVARYFVPTVILCSILAFIGWAVWGPEPRLAYAFVASVAVLIIACPCALGLATPMSVMVGVGRGAREGVLIKNAAVLEVLEKVDTIVIDKTGTLTQGRPELTKLETLGDWRASEILRLAAAVEQQSEHPLAQAVVRKSQADALSIPEASNFTSITGGGVRATVDGHELLIGKASLLEAQDVTDLAIGRERAAEHQRGGATVIFVAIDARLAAFMVISDPIKESTPAALGALHELGLQVVMLTGDAESTARAVAQQLGIDQFEAGVSPQDKYEFVQRLKSEGKIVAMAGDGINDAPALALADVGIAMGTGTGVAMESAGVTLVGGDLRGIAAAARLSRKTMRNIRQNLFFAFVYNTLGIPLAAGLLFPFFGVLLSPMIAAAAMSFSSVSVILNALRLRTARLS from the coding sequence ATGAACCAAGCGAAGACACAGACTATCGACCCTGTTTGTGGCATGTCGGTCGATGTGGAATCAGCCCGCTCGTCTACCCACCAGGGTGTAGAGTATTTCTTTTGCAGCGCCTCCTGTCAGAAGAAATTTGAGGCATCGCCGGACGCCGTGCTAGCGAGCGCTTCCCAGCGGGCTGGAAACTCGGTCGCGCGGACAGGTGAGCCGCTGCACAGTTGCTGCCATGGGGAGAAGAGTTCCGCCAAAGGCCTTCCACCTGTGGACACCGGTGCCATTTACACTTGCCCGATGCACCTAGAAATTGAGCAGGTCGGTCCAGGCGACTGTCCCATTTGCGGAATGGACCTCGAACCGAAGGTGATTAGCGCCGCGGCCGAGGAGGATGAGCAGCAATACCTCCAGATGAGGCGACGGTTCTGGGGCAGCGTGGTTCTGTCGGTGCCGTTGCTCGCGATTGCCATGGGCCCCATGATCGGAGTGCGAATCGCTGACGCGTTTTCGGACCGGAGCTTCGGCTTGCTGCAACTTGCCCTTGCGACTCCGGTGGTGTTTTGGTGTGGCTGGCAACTCTTAGTCCGCGGCATCAAATCGTTTCGTTCCATGAATTTGAACATGTTCTCGCTGATCACCGTAGGAACTTTGGCTGCGTTCCTATTTAGCCTGTTTGTCGTTCTATTTCCCAGTTGGATTCCCACGGCCTTCTTCGAAGATGGCAAACCGCCACTCTACTTTGAAGCTGCGGCAGTCATCACGACTCTCGTATTGCTCGGTCAGGTATTGGAGCTTCGAGCTCGACAGCAGACCGGCGGTGCCATCCGGGAGTTGATGCAACTCGCTCCCGAAACGGCGCACCGAATTGCCGATAGCGGTGAGGAAGATGTCCCCTTGGACGCTATTCAACAAGGGGATCGGCTGCGCGTCCGGCCGGGTGAGAAGATTCCTGTGGATGGAAGGGTCTTGAGTGGTTCGAGCAGCGTTGACGAATCCATGTTGACCGGCGAGCCCCTGCCGGTACAGAAACGGGAAGGGGATGACGTCACTGGCGGCACCCTCAACCAAACTGGTGCGGTAGTGATGAAAGCCGTTGGCGTCGGTGACGATACGGTTTTGCATCGCATCGTGCAGATGGTAGCCGAAGCGCAGCGAAGCCGCGCTCCAATCCAACAATTGGTCGACGTCGTCGCTCGCTATTTTGTTCCCACGGTAATCCTGTGCTCCATCCTGGCCTTCATTGGTTGGGCGGTGTGGGGCCCAGAACCCCGCTTGGCCTATGCATTCGTCGCCTCAGTGGCCGTCTTAATTATTGCCTGCCCCTGCGCTCTCGGACTAGCAACTCCAATGTCAGTGATGGTCGGAGTCGGGCGGGGTGCGAGAGAAGGAGTTTTGATCAAGAACGCCGCCGTGTTGGAAGTGCTGGAGAAGGTGGATACCATCGTTATCGACAAGACCGGGACGCTTACGCAGGGGCGGCCCGAATTGACCAAACTTGAAACCTTGGGGGATTGGCGAGCCAGCGAAATACTGCGGTTGGCAGCAGCCGTCGAGCAGCAAAGCGAACATCCCCTGGCCCAGGCGGTCGTTCGGAAGTCGCAGGCCGATGCGCTCTCGATACCCGAAGCGAGTAATTTCACGAGCATTACTGGCGGTGGTGTCCGCGCTACCGTTGACGGTCACGAGCTGTTGATCGGAAAAGCCTCCTTGCTCGAAGCGCAGGATGTCACCGATCTTGCGATTGGTCGAGAACGCGCTGCAGAGCATCAGCGAGGCGGGGCAACAGTCATTTTCGTTGCCATTGACGCCCGGCTCGCTGCCTTCATGGTGATCTCCGACCCGATCAAAGAAAGTACCCCGGCCGCACTTGGGGCGCTGCACGAACTGGGACTGCAAGTGGTCATGCTAACCGGCGATGCTGAATCGACCGCCCGGGCCGTAGCACAGCAGCTGGGAATCGATCAGTTTGAAGCTGGTGTCTCCCCTCAAGATAAATATGAGTTTGTGCAGCGATTAAAAAGTGAGGGCAAGATCGTGGCCATGGCGGGTGACGGAATCAACGATGCTCCAGCACTCGCCTTAGCCGACGTTGGCATTGCTATGGGGACCGGAACCGGTGTTGCGATGGAGTCTGCGGGCGTCACCCTAGTGGGAGGTGACCTGCGCGGTATTGCAGCGGCAGCCCGGTTGAGTCGCAAGACCATGCGCAACATTCGCCAGAATTTGTTTTTTGCGTTTGTCTACAATACGCTTGGCATTCCCTTGGCCGCAGGTCTGCTCTTTCCGTTTTTCGGCGTCCTGCTTAGCCCCATGATTGCTGCAGCAGCCATGAGCTTCAGTAGCGTGTCCGTCATCCTCAATGCATTGAGGCTCCGCACCGCAAGGCTCTCCTGA
- a CDS encoding efflux RND transporter permease subunit, with protein sequence MLNLVIRFCVKEPWLVLLLTVGLSIGGWFAYQAVPIDAIPNVGENQVIVLTPWPGRSPKDIEDQVTYPLSVSLLAVPGAESVRGKSMFGYSFVQVTFKDAIDFYWARSRVSEQLGTAASQLPDGVVPQLGPDATGLGQVYYYTLQPPQDGMSLAELRSLQDFVIKYELQAVEGVSEVASIGGYVRQYQIEVDPDKLRFHDLPLDALAAAIKGSNLDVGAKTVESTGMEYIVRGKGFLGSDGDKQQAIADIEHTVILQRDGVPVRVSDVADVQLGPDFRRGALDYNGAEAVGGVVVMRYGENPRIVIERVKDKIAQIEPALKGVTINGVYDRSGLIDETVATLTHALRDEIIITAIIILLFLLHIRSSFVVAICLPAAVLMSFIAMHVVGVGSNIMSLAGIAIAIGTMVDMGIIVSENIYQHLAEWEREVEQLGSEDRAGGQSRSKSTASNPARSEVVYGAAIEVAPAVVTAVATTIVSFLPVFFLTGRDYRLFSPLAFTKTFAIAAAMITAVTLVPALSRLLLRSAGYRKRTAWGAGLALAALLSTTAHYMWGWRLATHFALPAWSVTLAAGLVGFIAGWQLMRERIRPIEEIPSSRFVRWIYAARLRHALNHKVLALSFPAMLLILGVGAYVGLPIVLRPVERIAKFFGAELNQFPGYVDAKHVFTGLRSDDWIALDEGSWFYMPTLYPAASFSQAMQVLQTQDVLIGQIPEVKDVLGKIGRVESALDPAPAAMVETYVMLKPEKEWREHVTARDIWDEINRVATLPGVTPASALQPIEGRVVMLQSGIKAPMAIRIYGDDLQTLAVAAMDVAGRLKQSPLVNAGTVNPDIVLGKPYIEFSVDREAASRYGMNASMVNQIIETALGGMNLIKTVEGRERYPVRLRYNRDLREHIDQLSRLPIVTHSGAVVPLQELAKLETTWGPGAINSENGRLVAHVAFMTNGAMGDLESVTAIEEQLRDAQTLPESNPQRLSLPAGYSLEAVGSFRNQIEANRRLMWIIPVVIVINLLLIYVEFRNLPISMAVFTGIPVAFAGGMVLVAWMEVELNTAVWVGFIALFGLAVDDGVVMATYIHQLLERRKIRSVEDIRNTVYEAGLKRIRPCMMTTVTTLAALVPVLLATGRGADVARAMAIPVFGGMLAEPFTSFIVPTLYSAYLELKMRFGFADPLWDGTEEVAASQAEEIPHAA encoded by the coding sequence ATGCTTAACCTCGTCATTCGCTTCTGCGTTAAAGAACCATGGTTGGTGCTACTGCTGACAGTCGGTCTCAGCATAGGAGGATGGTTCGCCTACCAAGCCGTTCCCATCGATGCGATTCCCAACGTCGGTGAAAACCAAGTCATCGTGCTTACACCGTGGCCGGGGCGTTCTCCGAAAGACATCGAAGACCAAGTTACCTACCCACTCAGCGTCTCCTTGCTCGCTGTGCCAGGTGCCGAATCGGTGCGGGGCAAAAGCATGTTTGGCTATAGCTTCGTGCAGGTCACTTTCAAGGACGCGATTGACTTCTATTGGGCACGCAGCAGAGTCTCCGAACAACTCGGCACTGCAGCTTCGCAATTGCCCGACGGCGTTGTCCCGCAACTTGGTCCCGATGCGACGGGGCTGGGGCAAGTTTACTACTACACCTTGCAGCCACCGCAGGATGGGATGAGTCTCGCAGAATTGCGAAGTCTGCAGGATTTCGTGATCAAGTACGAGTTGCAAGCGGTCGAAGGGGTGAGTGAAGTCGCTTCCATCGGTGGCTATGTTCGGCAATACCAGATCGAAGTCGATCCCGATAAACTTCGATTCCATGATCTCCCGCTGGATGCCCTAGCTGCGGCAATCAAGGGGTCCAACTTGGATGTAGGAGCCAAGACGGTTGAGTCGACGGGAATGGAGTACATTGTTCGTGGCAAGGGATTCCTGGGAAGTGACGGTGACAAGCAGCAGGCAATTGCGGACATCGAGCACACCGTTATTCTGCAGCGCGATGGCGTGCCGGTGCGGGTCAGCGATGTGGCCGACGTACAGCTTGGTCCTGACTTCCGGCGCGGTGCGCTCGACTACAACGGGGCTGAAGCCGTCGGTGGTGTGGTGGTCATGCGGTACGGTGAAAATCCTCGCATCGTGATCGAGCGAGTTAAAGACAAAATCGCTCAGATCGAACCAGCGCTCAAAGGGGTGACCATCAATGGAGTCTATGACCGAAGTGGATTGATTGATGAAACGGTGGCGACGTTGACGCATGCCTTGCGCGACGAAATCATTATCACGGCCATCATTATTCTGCTTTTCCTGCTGCACATTCGCAGTAGCTTTGTGGTCGCGATCTGCTTGCCCGCTGCAGTGCTAATGTCTTTCATTGCGATGCATGTTGTTGGTGTCGGCTCTAATATCATGTCGTTGGCCGGAATTGCGATCGCGATCGGCACGATGGTCGATATGGGAATCATCGTCTCCGAGAATATCTACCAGCACTTGGCCGAATGGGAGAGGGAGGTTGAGCAGCTGGGGAGCGAGGATCGAGCCGGGGGACAGAGTCGGTCAAAGTCGACCGCGTCGAATCCAGCGCGAAGCGAGGTCGTGTATGGGGCTGCCATTGAAGTAGCACCTGCCGTGGTTACGGCCGTGGCAACGACAATCGTCAGCTTTCTGCCCGTGTTCTTTCTGACCGGACGCGACTACCGCTTGTTCTCCCCGTTAGCCTTTACCAAAACTTTCGCCATCGCAGCGGCCATGATTACTGCTGTGACGCTTGTCCCCGCACTAAGTCGGTTGTTGCTGCGTAGTGCCGGATATCGCAAGCGAACCGCTTGGGGAGCGGGACTTGCGCTGGCGGCCCTGCTGTCGACAACCGCCCACTACATGTGGGGCTGGCGGCTGGCAACGCATTTCGCCTTACCGGCCTGGAGCGTAACGCTTGCTGCTGGACTGGTCGGTTTCATTGCAGGCTGGCAATTGATGCGAGAACGCATCCGTCCCATCGAAGAGATCCCGTCCAGTCGTTTTGTACGTTGGATCTATGCTGCTCGCTTGCGGCATGCACTCAATCACAAAGTCCTAGCCCTCTCCTTTCCGGCAATGCTGTTGATCCTGGGAGTCGGTGCCTACGTCGGGCTGCCCATCGTCCTGCGACCTGTCGAACGCATCGCCAAGTTCTTTGGAGCGGAATTGAACCAGTTTCCTGGCTACGTTGACGCCAAACACGTTTTCACGGGGCTGCGCAGCGATGATTGGATTGCGCTCGACGAGGGGAGTTGGTTCTACATGCCGACTTTGTATCCCGCCGCGAGCTTTTCGCAAGCGATGCAAGTTCTGCAAACTCAAGATGTCTTGATTGGGCAGATCCCCGAAGTCAAGGACGTGCTCGGCAAGATAGGACGCGTGGAATCGGCCTTGGATCCCGCGCCAGCGGCGATGGTAGAGACCTACGTCATGCTCAAGCCTGAGAAGGAATGGCGCGAGCATGTGACGGCGCGTGATATTTGGGATGAAATCAATCGGGTGGCGACACTTCCGGGCGTCACTCCCGCCTCGGCACTACAGCCTATCGAAGGACGTGTGGTAATGCTGCAAAGCGGGATTAAGGCTCCGATGGCGATTCGCATCTACGGTGATGACCTACAAACACTAGCTGTTGCGGCCATGGATGTGGCGGGCAGACTCAAACAATCGCCGCTGGTCAACGCGGGAACCGTCAATCCAGATATCGTGCTGGGGAAGCCCTACATCGAATTCAGCGTCGATCGTGAAGCCGCCTCCCGCTATGGCATGAATGCTTCAATGGTGAACCAAATCATCGAAACGGCCTTGGGCGGTATGAATTTGATCAAAACGGTTGAGGGGCGTGAACGCTATCCAGTTCGCCTGCGTTACAACCGCGACTTGCGCGAACACATCGACCAGCTGAGCCGTCTACCGATCGTGACTCATAGTGGAGCTGTCGTGCCACTTCAGGAGCTGGCGAAGCTCGAGACGACATGGGGACCAGGAGCCATCAACAGCGAAAATGGACGTCTCGTGGCGCATGTCGCTTTTATGACGAATGGAGCTATGGGAGATCTGGAATCGGTCACTGCTATCGAAGAGCAACTGCGTGACGCTCAAACCCTGCCTGAATCGAATCCTCAGCGTCTGTCCTTACCTGCAGGATATTCCTTGGAAGCGGTCGGTAGCTTTCGGAATCAAATTGAGGCCAATCGACGCTTGATGTGGATCATACCTGTTGTGATTGTCATCAATTTACTGCTCATTTACGTTGAATTCCGCAACCTCCCCATTTCCATGGCGGTGTTTACAGGCATTCCAGTGGCTTTCGCCGGAGGAATGGTGCTGGTCGCATGGATGGAGGTAGAGCTCAATACCGCGGTGTGGGTGGGGTTCATCGCTCTGTTCGGTCTAGCGGTCGATGACGGAGTGGTCATGGCAACCTACATTCACCAACTCCTGGAGCGTCGCAAGATCCGAAGCGTTGAGGACATTCGGAACACGGTCTACGAAGCTGGCTTAAAACGCATTCGCCCCTGCATGATGACGACCGTGACAACCCTAGCGGCGCTCGTCCCCGTCCTGCTTGCAACCGGACGTGGGGCGGACGTGGCGCGCGCGATGGCGATTCCGGTGTTTGGCGGAATGCTGGCGGAACCCTTCACTTCGTTTATCGTGCCGACCCTCTACTCGGCTTATCTAGAACTCAAAATGCGATTCGGATTTGCTGACCCACTGTGGGACGGCACCGAAGAAGTTGCCGCTTCGCAGGCAGAGGAGATACCTCATGCCGCCTAA
- a CDS encoding metal-sensitive transcriptional regulator, with product MLNEDGKKKLLNRIRRINGQVDAVGRMLENDEYCVDVLMQISAATGALAKVGQIVLENHLKTCVANAMQNSDDEDRDAKLEELIQVFRKYAGVLD from the coding sequence ATGCTTAACGAAGATGGAAAAAAGAAACTACTCAATCGCATTCGGCGGATCAACGGACAAGTCGATGCCGTTGGTCGTATGCTCGAAAATGACGAGTACTGCGTGGATGTGCTAATGCAAATCTCAGCTGCTACCGGTGCGCTTGCCAAGGTCGGACAGATTGTGCTGGAAAATCACCTCAAGACCTGTGTCGCTAACGCCATGCAAAATAGCGATGACGAAGATCGCGATGCGAAACTGGAAGAGCTGATCCAAGTCTTTCGCAAGTACGCTGGTGTCTTGGACTAA
- a CDS encoding prenyltransferase/squalene oxidase repeat-containing protein, with translation MQSISETKNILRTPPPVVGRIVACPETPVERDHVAHNVAHRADSPQEPPAAKLARGALTDQRFKPVASAVTRRRKRRSWRSFLATQRRHVTSLKDAPPWLVSLILHLVLMIVLALITFQSKVGSSLWLTFKQGDGPALTALTEFTLQSLELDSVALAEPFMPDLSWQPIRMDVPIELPTLSSLSAPRELAAHLEKSLAIQRLGAAEMGPSTMFSGRTGAMKQALLRSGGGTQETEAAVALGLAWLKRQQRPDGSWSMVGPYDGGSRSENQTAATSMAMLAFMGAGNTHKSGEYRQQVHKAIRWLVKQQGPNGFMAQRARGNEKMYAQAQATIAVCELYGMTGDYWLQPYAQRACDFACESQSPQGGWRYEPRSDSDTSVTGWFVMGLKSGKSAGLEINGYVFPRVEEYLESVGSDYNAGYAYQPGRPASPSMTAEGLLCRQYLGWHRNMPGMSQGLSSLVANHLLNVDRSDVYYWYYATQSLHHYGGPLWEEWNAKLRVDVPAKQEKRGAERGSWSPNRDAWGATAGRLYTTCLSLYCLEVYYRHMPLYDLEDQVAATQ, from the coding sequence ATGCAATCCATATCGGAGACGAAAAATATTCTGAGAACGCCACCACCGGTCGTTGGGCGTATCGTGGCATGTCCCGAGACTCCAGTAGAGCGCGACCACGTGGCACACAATGTGGCACATCGGGCGGATAGTCCTCAGGAACCTCCAGCCGCCAAACTTGCTAGAGGGGCGCTCACCGATCAACGTTTCAAGCCAGTGGCTTCCGCCGTAACAAGACGGCGGAAACGCAGGAGCTGGAGGAGTTTTCTGGCGACGCAACGGCGGCATGTAACCTCGCTCAAGGACGCGCCACCCTGGCTGGTCAGCTTGATACTTCATCTAGTACTCATGATTGTGTTAGCACTCATCACCTTCCAATCGAAGGTGGGGAGCAGCCTCTGGCTGACCTTCAAGCAGGGGGATGGGCCAGCACTGACTGCATTGACGGAATTCACCCTACAGTCGCTGGAATTGGATTCGGTTGCGCTCGCCGAACCGTTTATGCCCGATCTAAGTTGGCAACCAATCCGGATGGATGTTCCCATCGAGTTGCCTACGCTGAGCAGCCTTTCCGCACCGCGGGAACTGGCTGCACACCTGGAGAAATCTCTGGCGATTCAGCGGCTAGGTGCGGCAGAGATGGGACCTTCCACGATGTTCAGCGGGCGTACCGGTGCAATGAAACAAGCGCTCCTCAGAAGTGGAGGCGGGACCCAGGAGACCGAAGCTGCAGTGGCTCTGGGACTTGCCTGGCTAAAGCGGCAGCAACGGCCTGATGGATCGTGGAGTATGGTGGGTCCCTACGACGGAGGATCGCGATCGGAGAATCAGACCGCTGCGACTTCCATGGCAATGCTCGCTTTTATGGGAGCAGGCAATACGCACAAAAGCGGAGAATATCGCCAACAGGTTCACAAAGCAATTCGGTGGCTAGTGAAGCAGCAGGGCCCCAATGGTTTTATGGCTCAGCGCGCCCGTGGCAACGAGAAGATGTATGCTCAGGCGCAAGCCACCATTGCCGTGTGCGAACTGTATGGCATGACGGGGGACTATTGGTTGCAGCCCTACGCACAAAGAGCTTGCGACTTTGCTTGCGAATCCCAATCCCCGCAAGGTGGTTGGCGGTACGAGCCGCGTTCCGATTCGGACACTTCCGTAACGGGTTGGTTCGTGATGGGACTCAAGAGCGGAAAATCCGCTGGACTGGAAATCAACGGTTACGTCTTTCCGCGAGTGGAAGAGTATTTGGAAAGCGTTGGCAGCGACTACAACGCGGGATACGCCTACCAGCCCGGGCGGCCCGCTTCACCGTCCATGACCGCTGAAGGATTACTCTGCCGGCAATACCTAGGCTGGCATCGCAACATGCCTGGGATGTCCCAAGGACTTAGCTCCCTGGTTGCCAACCACCTCCTCAATGTCGATCGGTCGGACGTCTACTACTGGTATTACGCTACCCAATCGCTTCACCACTATGGTGGCCCATTGTGGGAAGAGTGGAACGCGAAACTGCGCGTTGACGTGCCTGCGAAACAGGAGAAGCGAGGGGCAGAACGAGGGAGCTGGTCCCCGAACCGAGACGCCTGGGGGGCCACTGCTGGCCGGCTGTACACCACTTGTTTATCGCTGTACTGCCTGGAAGTCTACTATCGGCACATGCCACTGTATGACTTGGAAGACCAAGTAGCTGCAACCCAATGA
- a CDS encoding PEP-CTERM sorting domain-containing protein yields MIRAIHFTAAFAAILVATAGQVRAEFMTFEDVPGGSLQNKSGEVGRYRGYNFSRNLDWIDLDGNTWPYGAHGGEFAILNSDTGVGLISKVDGTDFVFEGLWAKKWLTSPESGGLDSLSGVLQGYNNGTQVWSVPTSLNGSYRFYEAQGGAIDELRLGLGNFFLVDDITLNPATVAIPEPSSLTLLGTGLVALCIGATRHRRRQSDSIVA; encoded by the coding sequence ATGATTCGAGCAATTCACTTTACTGCCGCGTTTGCGGCTATTCTGGTCGCCACCGCAGGACAGGTGCGTGCCGAATTTATGACATTCGAGGATGTCCCGGGAGGCAGCCTTCAAAACAAGAGCGGAGAAGTGGGGCGATACCGAGGGTACAATTTCAGCAGGAATTTGGATTGGATCGACTTGGACGGCAATACCTGGCCCTACGGGGCCCACGGTGGAGAGTTCGCAATTCTTAATAGCGATACCGGGGTGGGGCTTATCTCCAAGGTTGATGGAACCGATTTCGTGTTCGAGGGACTGTGGGCAAAAAAGTGGCTCACCTCGCCTGAGTCCGGTGGTCTAGATTCTTTGTCAGGTGTTTTGCAAGGCTACAACAACGGGACGCAGGTCTGGTCGGTGCCCACCAGTTTGAACGGCAGCTACCGTTTTTACGAAGCGCAAGGCGGTGCGATTGATGAACTGCGATTGGGACTTGGCAATTTCTTTTTGGTGGACGACATCACGTTGAACCCCGCCACGGTCGCGATTCCTGAGCCCTCCTCCCTCACTCTCCTAGGAACGGGACTGGTTGCACTCTGCATCGGTGCAACCCGCCACCGCCGTCGTCAATCCGATTCGATAGTGGCATAA
- a CDS encoding peroxidase family protein — protein MSLLESTTQSVQILLRSLGRRLRRNALKRSPRKRYARRLRGETLETRRLLAADFQPFHHNRFDAEDVNDDGLVTPMDALIVIDSMNQQRGSDALHFIDVSNDGFRSPLDALMVINRLNRGEQGMHGQQPTIEKTIPSAPDEVRSIDGTNNNLESPELGSTGEELLRIADAEYDDGISTPAGADRPSTREISNLLSDADPEGTTNDRGLSAFIYVWGQFIDHDIDLTLNQVEDPESLEIEVPTGDLQFDPTSTGEVTISLTRSQFAEGTGTSEENPREQVSEITAFVDGSQVYGSDLETANSLREFEGGRMLITDDGLLPTDADGQIMAGDIRASENVALTSLQTLFVREHNRLADAISAGDTSLTDEEIYQQARAIVIAEIQAITYNEFLPALLGKDALSSYDGYDASVNPTIANEFSTAAFRFGHSTLNDDVEFFDNDGRPVGEEIPLTEAFLNPQLLEETGIDSILKYDASTLAQEIDLEVVDSLRNALFGPPGSGGLDLVALNIQRGRDHGLADYNATREAYGLEAFDSFDDITSDVELQQNLESLYGDVNNIDLWVGLLAEDHVRNASVGELAQTIIADQFERLRDGDRFWYETSFQGSALRQLQQTSLSDIIERNTEVEGLQDNVFFMIAEVSGTVNLQMDAPSSQKGAKHPQSSTGVAGVTLELLDDSGEVVDSTTSDSRGNYRFNSFAHTGDYQIRLVGSDEYQPLSSDLVDLLVSNGKTRLRGLDFTVASV, from the coding sequence ATGTCGCTTTTGGAATCCACTACTCAGTCTGTTCAAATTCTCCTACGGAGCCTTGGGCGTAGATTGCGCCGCAACGCGCTGAAACGATCTCCGCGAAAGCGGTACGCGAGACGTCTGCGGGGCGAGACGTTGGAAACGAGGAGGTTGTTAGCGGCTGACTTTCAACCGTTTCACCACAATCGCTTTGATGCCGAGGACGTCAACGACGACGGTCTTGTTACGCCCATGGATGCATTGATTGTGATCGATTCCATGAACCAACAGCGAGGATCGGATGCTCTGCATTTCATCGACGTCAGCAACGACGGATTTCGGTCACCGCTCGATGCATTGATGGTCATCAATCGTCTGAACCGAGGCGAGCAGGGGATGCATGGGCAACAGCCGACAATCGAAAAAACTATCCCCAGTGCGCCCGACGAGGTTCGATCGATTGATGGGACCAACAACAATCTGGAATCCCCTGAGCTGGGAAGCACGGGTGAAGAGCTGTTGCGAATTGCGGATGCCGAATATGACGACGGTATTTCGACCCCTGCTGGTGCGGACCGCCCAAGCACTCGGGAGATCAGCAACCTACTTTCCGACGCTGATCCTGAGGGGACGACCAATGACCGGGGACTCTCCGCATTCATCTATGTCTGGGGGCAGTTCATCGATCACGATATCGATCTAACGCTAAACCAAGTCGAGGACCCCGAATCGCTTGAAATTGAAGTTCCCACCGGCGACCTCCAGTTTGACCCCACTTCGACGGGCGAGGTGACGATCTCCCTGACGCGTTCACAGTTTGCAGAGGGGACAGGCACTTCAGAGGAAAACCCGCGGGAACAAGTGAGCGAGATCACTGCTTTTGTGGATGGATCGCAGGTCTACGGCAGTGACCTGGAGACGGCAAACAGCCTCAGGGAATTCGAGGGGGGCCGGATGTTGATAACCGACGATGGTCTTTTGCCTACCGATGCGGATGGCCAAATTATGGCGGGTGACATCCGAGCCAGCGAGAACGTCGCACTAACCTCGCTTCAGACCTTGTTTGTCCGTGAACACAATCGATTGGCGGACGCCATCTCCGCCGGCGATACGTCCCTCACCGACGAGGAAATCTATCAACAGGCACGCGCCATTGTCATCGCAGAGATCCAAGCGATTACCTACAACGAGTTCCTTCCAGCCTTGCTGGGAAAGGACGCACTTTCGAGCTACGACGGATACGACGCATCGGTTAACCCTACGATCGCCAATGAGTTCTCGACAGCAGCATTCCGTTTCGGGCACAGCACGCTCAATGATGACGTGGAATTCTTCGACAATGATGGCAGACCCGTTGGCGAGGAAATCCCTCTGACTGAAGCGTTCCTGAATCCGCAGCTGTTGGAAGAAACCGGGATCGACTCGATATTGAAATACGACGCGTCCACGTTAGCCCAGGAAATCGACCTGGAAGTAGTCGATAGTCTCCGAAACGCGCTGTTTGGCCCTCCTGGCTCGGGAGGGCTTGATCTCGTCGCGCTCAATATACAACGCGGTCGCGATCATGGTTTGGCCGACTACAATGCCACCCGTGAAGCCTACGGATTGGAGGCGTTCGACTCGTTCGATGACATCACCAGCGACGTCGAATTGCAGCAAAATCTTGAATCCCTTTACGGCGATGTCAACAATATCGACCTGTGGGTCGGACTGCTAGCGGAGGATCATGTGCGCAACGCCTCCGTGGGAGAACTGGCGCAAACGATCATTGCGGACCAGTTCGAGAGACTCCGCGACGGAGATCGCTTCTGGTACGAGACTTCGTTCCAGGGATCGGCCTTACGGCAGCTCCAACAAACTTCGCTGTCCGACATTATCGAGCGAAACACTGAGGTAGAGGGCTTGCAAGACAATGTCTTCTTCATGATCGCTGAGGTGAGCGGGACCGTGAATCTGCAGATGGACGCTCCTAGTTCCCAGAAGGGGGCCAAGCATCCCCAATCGTCCACGGGAGTTGCTGGAGTGACGCTCGAACTTTTGGACGATTCCGGAGAGGTGGTCGACTCCACCACTAGTGATTCTCGTGGAAATTACCGCTTCAATTCGTTTGCGCATACTGGCGACTATCAGATTCGTCTAGTTGGTTCGGATGAATACCAGCCGCTCTCCTCGGATCTGGTCGACTTGCTGGTTAGCAATGGAAAGACGCGCCTGCGCGGGCTCGACTTTACAGTTGCGAGTGTTTGA